The following are encoded in a window of Flavobacterium psychrotrophum genomic DNA:
- a CDS encoding type I restriction endonuclease, translating into MTFNEDSRVKIPALLHLMRLGYRYIPSNQQIRIEENNIFPSIFIPKIAAINNISEQDAQRLLDEINLELDYEDLGKKFYERLVATSGLKLIDFADFSNNEFHVTTELTCKTGDEEFRPDITVLINGMPLAFIEVKKPHNKEGVIAERNRINKRFANKHFRRFANLTQLLVFSNNMEYEDGIVDPVFGAFYGTPSYDQVHFNFFREDEEYPVKQKLLTIDEKTEIELLKDNNLIVIKNSPEYLINKEERTPTNRILTSLFGKERLQFLLKYAIAYVKEDTQGKISYQKHIMRYPQLFATQAIEAKLQAGQNKGIIWHTQGSGKTALAYYNVKYLTDYYAKQQIIPKFYFIVDRLDLLIQASGEFANRGLRVKQVNSKDEFVKDLQVVGALHNDSGEPEITVVNIQKFSEDAVSAKDLMYDINVQRVYFLDEAHRSYNPKGSYLGHLFNSDRSAVMIALTGTPLLKEVAKDYDSKLLFGNYIHKYYYNMSIADGYTLRLIREQIEGNFKMEMKEVMDEIKVLQGDITTRQIYAHPKFAAPLLDYITKDLIKFRRDNQDTSLGGLVVCDSADQAKELFLLFQEKYGVQETDASLLMAAEPKAKYGLHDEPTLSAALILHDVNDKAVRKELINAYKKGKVDILFVYNMLLTGFDAKRLKKLYLTRIIQDHNLLQTLTRVNRPYKKYQYGYVVDFADISKAFDRTNKLYFDELQEQLGDEMEMYSHLFKTEEEIRKEIQEIRETLFHYDTQNMELFSQQIARLTDKNELLRLIRALRTAKELKNIIAVNGYDALDGIADFEVWNRLLLEAQHRLDNLNFLESIGNEEASANLLNTALEDIIFQFIKVDESELVLADEFKNILRKTRESLQHNFDQIDPQFVSLREELERIFKNRNLSEISQADMVENMHLLQKIYDRAKELNRKNALLKAKYENDDKYVRVHKRLSEKGTLNAKEIQLHKALMQVKQHVDSKLEGQEDVLKNEAFFKRYLLQLVVQEFKKNENIPLDFPTTESINNLIVNEYLHQYQYR; encoded by the coding sequence ATGACGTTTAATGAAGATTCCCGGGTAAAAATTCCTGCTTTACTGCACTTAATGCGCCTGGGTTATAGATATATTCCTTCTAATCAGCAGATAAGGATAGAAGAAAACAATATCTTCCCCTCTATTTTTATTCCAAAGATAGCTGCCATAAATAATATTTCTGAGCAAGATGCCCAGCGTTTACTCGATGAAATTAATTTAGAGCTCGACTATGAAGATTTAGGTAAAAAATTCTATGAGCGGTTGGTGGCTACATCAGGGCTGAAACTGATAGATTTTGCAGATTTTTCCAATAACGAATTCCATGTCACTACAGAGTTAACCTGCAAAACGGGTGATGAAGAGTTTCGCCCTGATATTACCGTTTTAATTAATGGGATGCCTTTGGCATTTATTGAGGTTAAGAAACCACACAATAAAGAGGGGGTTATCGCTGAACGGAATCGTATCAATAAACGCTTCGCTAATAAACACTTCCGGCGTTTTGCTAATCTAACACAGTTATTGGTGTTCTCTAACAATATGGAATATGAAGACGGAATTGTAGACCCTGTCTTTGGGGCATTCTATGGAACTCCGTCTTACGATCAGGTTCATTTCAATTTCTTCAGGGAAGATGAGGAGTATCCTGTAAAGCAAAAGTTGCTTACAATTGACGAGAAAACCGAAATTGAGCTGCTTAAAGATAACAACCTGATTGTTATTAAAAACAGTCCGGAATACCTTATCAATAAAGAGGAAAGGACACCAACAAACCGAATTTTAACTTCTTTATTCGGTAAAGAGCGCTTACAATTTTTGCTGAAATATGCCATTGCTTATGTAAAGGAAGATACTCAGGGTAAAATTTCGTACCAAAAACACATTATGCGCTATCCTCAGTTATTTGCCACGCAGGCAATTGAGGCAAAGCTACAGGCAGGTCAAAACAAAGGAATTATCTGGCATACCCAGGGTTCGGGTAAAACGGCCCTGGCCTATTATAACGTGAAGTATCTAACCGATTATTATGCTAAGCAACAAATTATACCCAAGTTCTACTTTATCGTAGACCGTTTGGATTTGTTAATCCAGGCTTCTGGCGAATTTGCCAATCGAGGCCTGAGGGTAAAGCAGGTAAATTCTAAAGATGAATTTGTTAAAGACTTGCAGGTAGTCGGCGCTTTGCATAACGATTCCGGAGAGCCTGAAATTACAGTAGTCAACATTCAGAAATTCTCAGAAGATGCCGTTTCAGCTAAAGATCTTATGTACGATATCAATGTGCAAAGGGTTTACTTTTTAGATGAAGCCCACCGTAGTTACAACCCGAAAGGAAGTTATTTGGGCCACCTGTTTAATTCTGACCGCTCAGCGGTAATGATTGCCTTGACCGGCACACCATTATTAAAAGAAGTTGCAAAGGACTACGATTCAAAATTGTTGTTTGGCAATTACATCCACAAGTACTACTACAACATGTCCATTGCCGATGGCTATACGCTTCGCCTTATTCGCGAACAGATTGAGGGCAACTTCAAAATGGAAATGAAGGAGGTCATGGACGAAATCAAGGTGTTGCAAGGCGACATAACTACAAGACAAATATATGCGCATCCTAAGTTTGCCGCGCCTTTACTCGATTATATTACTAAAGATTTAATCAAATTCCGTCGAGACAACCAGGATACATCGTTAGGCGGTTTGGTGGTTTGTGATTCTGCCGACCAGGCAAAGGAGCTCTTCCTGTTGTTTCAGGAAAAATATGGCGTGCAGGAAACCGATGCCAGCCTTTTAATGGCAGCTGAGCCAAAGGCGAAATACGGATTACATGATGAGCCAACCCTGAGCGCGGCGCTGATTTTACATGATGTTAACGACAAAGCCGTTCGTAAAGAGTTAATTAATGCATATAAAAAAGGCAAAGTTGATATATTATTTGTCTACAACATGCTGCTGACGGGTTTCGATGCCAAACGGTTGAAGAAATTATACCTGACGCGCATAATCCAGGATCATAACTTATTACAGACCCTGACCCGTGTGAACCGCCCGTATAAGAAATACCAGTATGGCTATGTAGTGGATTTTGCCGACATCTCCAAAGCGTTTGATCGTACCAACAAGCTGTATTTTGACGAGTTGCAGGAACAGTTGGGCGACGAAATGGAAATGTATTCCCACCTGTTTAAAACAGAGGAGGAAATCCGGAAGGAAATACAGGAAATCAGGGAAACGTTATTTCATTACGATACGCAGAACATGGAGCTATTTTCGCAGCAAATTGCCCGGCTTACCGATAAAAATGAGCTGCTGCGATTGATAAGGGCTTTGCGTACTGCCAAAGAACTTAAAAATATTATTGCCGTAAACGGTTATGATGCGCTTGATGGCATAGCCGATTTTGAGGTATGGAACCGCCTGCTGCTTGAAGCGCAACACCGTCTGGATAACCTTAATTTCCTTGAAAGCATAGGTAATGAAGAGGCTTCTGCCAATTTGCTAAACACGGCTTTAGAAGATATTATTTTCCAGTTTATTAAAGTAGACGAGAGCGAACTTGTATTAGCAGATGAGTTTAAAAATATTTTACGTAAAACCAGGGAATCGCTGCAGCATAATTTCGACCAAATTGATCCACAATTTGTAAGTTTGCGCGAAGAACTGGAACGCATTTTTAAGAACAGGAACCTAAGCGAAATTTCTCAGGCCGATATGGTAGAGAACATGCATTTGCTGCAAAAAATTTACGACCGGGCAAAAGAGCTAAACCGTAAAAATGCTTTGCTGAAAGCCAAGTATGAAAACGATGACAAGTATGTCCGCGTGCATAAGCGGCTTAGTGAAAAAGGAACGCTCAATGCTAAAGAAATTCAATTGCATAAGGCGTTAATGCAGGTGAAGCAACACGTGGATAGTAAACTGGAAGGCCAGGAAGATGTGTTGAAAAACGAAGCCTTTTTTAAACGGTATTTGCTGCAACTGGTGGTACAGGAATTCAAGAAAAATGAGAACATACCGCTAGATTTCCCCACTACCGAATCTATTAATAATTTAATTGTAAACGAGTATTTACACCAATATCAATACAGATAA
- a CDS encoding putative phage abortive infection protein: MKILILICSIIFILSIFSTFNKAVSKYIFRAYHKRTDFLILGIVTASSATIIYSLVTVNHFIENPDFNDDGKIEYLGTLGDLVGGLVNPAIAIPATLLTFLAFWVQYKANDEVRKQFDVQKFETELNLKITILRQEITEISLPAINKKDYSGREVMYQLDKELKFIYFIVKNTSSITDSQKILSLSYYIFFKGRLLFLKNINHLSLRYNVSRKQLLDIEQVISKIYTTFKFDTKNILKDVSNEENTLDQISLLKKALKDEFKIGDLFDEFADYKIVYYLFSDIFNYNLHHFPFKGHETKLSLFFRQIFNIVKFVNNVDYFTYEQKRGYLRTLRGLLSNYDQLQIFYNWYSDTATKWEDKDNKFLTDFRMIHNIPLDFLIEDLKLDDIFSNRSFKFESGRRSSDSLFENIDIFSNRV; encoded by the coding sequence ATGAAAATTTTAATTCTTATCTGTTCAATAATTTTTATACTATCAATATTTTCGACATTCAATAAAGCGGTATCAAAATATATTTTTCGAGCTTACCATAAAAGAACCGATTTTTTAATATTAGGCATTGTAACAGCTTCGTCAGCGACTATTATTTACAGTCTTGTGACTGTAAATCACTTTATAGAAAATCCAGATTTTAATGATGATGGAAAAATTGAATATCTGGGTACCCTAGGAGATTTAGTTGGAGGCTTAGTGAATCCTGCTATTGCGATTCCTGCTACATTATTAACTTTTTTGGCATTCTGGGTGCAGTATAAAGCTAATGATGAAGTTAGAAAACAATTTGATGTTCAGAAATTTGAGACTGAACTTAACTTAAAAATTACAATATTAAGACAGGAAATAACCGAGATAAGTCTACCTGCAATAAATAAAAAAGATTATTCGGGTAGAGAGGTAATGTATCAGTTAGATAAAGAACTGAAATTTATATATTTTATTGTAAAAAACACTAGTTCTATAACTGATAGCCAAAAGATACTATCATTGTCATATTATATTTTTTTTAAAGGGCGTTTGCTTTTTTTGAAAAACATTAACCATCTTTCTTTAAGATATAATGTATCTAGAAAGCAGCTTTTAGATATTGAACAAGTTATATCTAAAATATATACCACATTCAAATTTGATACTAAGAATATATTAAAGGATGTCAGTAATGAAGAAAATACACTTGATCAAATTTCATTACTTAAAAAAGCTTTAAAAGATGAATTTAAAATAGGAGATTTGTTCGACGAATTTGCTGATTATAAGATTGTATATTACTTATTTTCTGACATTTTTAATTATAACCTACACCACTTTCCTTTTAAGGGACATGAAACTAAACTATCACTTTTTTTTAGGCAAATATTTAATATTGTAAAGTTTGTTAATAATGTAGATTATTTCACCTATGAGCAGAAACGTGGTTATTTAAGAACATTGAGAGGATTACTTTCAAACTACGATCAACTTCAAATTTTTTATAATTGGTATTCTGATACAGCAACTAAGTGGGAAGATAAGGACAATAAATTTTTAACCGATTTTAGAATGATTCATAACATTCCGCTAGACTTCTTGATTGAAGATCTTAAACTTGATGATATTTTTTCAAACAGAAGCTTTAAGTTTGAAAGTGGAAGAAGAAGCTCAGATTCTTTATTTGAAAATATAGACATATTTTCAAATCGTGTATAG